One genomic region from Cucumis melo cultivar AY chromosome 9, USDA_Cmelo_AY_1.0, whole genome shotgun sequence encodes:
- the LOC103482601 gene encoding phosphatidylserine decarboxylase proenzyme 1, mitochondrial, whose amino-acid sequence MKFRAPKTIFILPSTSCHLNSSLRNHNRSFASVFRRFQTSLQARASVGGGNGSSSQGDSYLVPGATVATLLMLGALHARRLYDDKKVEEARERGIEPEFKSDIKATFLRLIPLRLVSRCWGHITNVELPIWLRPYVHRAWARAFHSNLEEVALPLDEYASLREFFVRSLKDGCRPIDPDLQCLVSPVDGTVLRFGELKGAGAMIEQVKGFSYSVAALLGTGSLLPMMAAGDGNEEGSGQENSSADSGKRSWWKISLAYPKVLDPVSTCPVKGLFYCVIYLKPGDYHRIHSPVDWQVLVRRHFSGHLFPVNERAVRTIRNLYVENERVVLEGLWQEGFMAIAAIGATNIGSIEVFIEPELRTNKPKRRKSLHSDPPEERVYEPEGVGIMLKKGDEMAAFNMGSTVVLIFQAPVSNLHENVASRSEFKFSIKRGDRVRAGEALGRWK is encoded by the exons atGAAATTTAGGGCTCCGAAGACGATTTTCATATTGCCTTCAACATCCTGCCACCTGAATTCTTCTCTTCGTAATCACAATCGAAGCTTCGCTTCCGTTTTCAGAAGGTTTCAAACTTCCCTACAAGCTCGAGCTTCTGTCGGTGGCGGAAATGGCAGTTCTTCTCAAG GCGATTCTTATTTGGTTCCTGGTGCGACGGTGGCTACCTTACTAATGCTTGGTGCACTTCATGCTCGTCGGCTATACGATGATAAGAAG GTTGAAGAGGCACGGGAGAGAGGCATAGAGCCCGAGTTCAAGTCGGACATTAAA GCAACGTTTTTGAGATTGATACCTTTACGTTTAGTTTCAAGATGCTGGGGTCACATAACTAATGTG GAACTTCCTATCTGGCTGCGACCATATGTGCATAGGGCATGGGCTCGGGCATTTCATTCAA ATTTAGAAGAAGTAGCTCTTCCTCTGGATGAATATGCTTCATTACGTGAGTTCTTTGTGCGCTCCTTAAAGGATGGTTGCCGGCCCATTGACCCTGATTTACAATGTCTG GTTAGTCCGGTGGATGGTACAGTTTTAAGATTTGGTGAACTGAAAGGAGCAGGTGCAATGATCGAGCAAGTTAAAGGATTTTCATATTCTGTTGCTGCTCTTCTTGGTACTGGCTCTTTACTTCCCATGATGGCAGCAGGGGATGGCAACGAAGAGGGCAGTGGACAAGAAAATAGTTCTGCTGATAGTGGGAAAAGATCATGGTGGAAAATTTCTCTGGCTTACCCTAAAGTTTTGGACCCCGTCTCTACATG CCCAGTGAAAGGTCTTTTCTACTGTGTAATATACTTGAAGCCTGGAGATTACCATCGAATACACTCACCAGTTGATTGGCAGGTTCTTGTTCGGCGCCATTTTTCGG GTCACCTATTTCCTGTGAATGAGCGCGCTGTTAGAACTATAAGGAACTTATATGTTGAGAATGAAAGG GTTGTGCTAGAAGGTCTATGGCAGGAAGGATTTATGGCAATTGCTGCTATTGGAGCAACAAATATTGGATCCATCGAG GTTTTCATTGAGCCAGAGCTTCGTACAAACAAACCGAAGAGAAGAAAATCACTCCATTCAGATCCTCCCGAGGAAAGGGTATATGAACCTGAAGGCGTGGGGATAATGCTGAAAAAGGGGGATGAG ATGGCAGCTTTCAACATGGGATCAACGGTGGTACTCATCTTCCAGGCTCCTGTTTCTAATTTACACGAAAATGTTGCCTCCAGATCAGAATTCAAGTTTTCGATTAAACGTGGAGACCGAGTCCGAGCCGGAGAAGCACTGGGAAGGTGGAAATAA
- the LOC103482600 gene encoding uncharacterized protein LOC103482600, with amino-acid sequence MPFSTFIEVEPPSPLRYIIGAVIMMIGVVLPLGYMLFRNKRGPSSSSSYSKQTTKVLI; translated from the exons ATGCCT TTCAGCACGTTCATTGAAGTGGAACCGCCCAGTCCACTCCGATACATAATTGGGGCTGTTATAATGATGATCGGAGTCGTATTGCCTCTTGGATACATGCTGTTCCGGAATAAGCGTggaccttcttcttcttcttcttactcCAAACAGAC GACCAAAGTCTTGATTTAG
- the LOC103482599 gene encoding uncharacterized protein LOC103482599, with translation MASLASPHSTIKYGIIGVGMMGREHLLNLFHLQDKGVAVVAIADPHASSQRQALDLARSFGWKMEVFSGHQELLDSGLCDVLVVSTPNMTHYQILMDIINHPRPHHVLVEKPLCTTVAHCKEVVMAAKKRQDILVQVGLEYRYMPPVAKLIDIVKSGSLGQVKMVAIREHRFPFLVKVNNWNRFNSNTGGTLVEKCCHFFDLMRLIAGANPIRLMASGAIDVNHKDEMYDGKVPDILDNAYVIVEFDNGSRGMLDLCMFAEGSKNEQEISVVGDIGKGEAFVPENIVRFGTRVSGRNGVETLKAEDHRIKYEGLHHGSSYLEHLNFLDAMRGRDKEVPVVDLQDGLISVAMGVAAQLSIETSQFVTISEVMD, from the exons ATGGCTTCTTTGGCTTCTCCTCACTCAACGATCAAATATGGAATCATTGGAGTCGGAATGATGGGCCGAGAACATCTCCTTAATCTCTTCCATCTTCAAGATAAAGGTGTCGCCGTTGTTGCCATAGCTGACCCTCACGCTTCTTCACAGCGTCAAGCCCTTGATTTAGCTCGATCATTTGGATGGAAAATGGAG GTTTTCTCAGGGCACCAAGAGCTTTTGGATAGTGGACTTTGTGATGTATTGGTTGTTTCAACTCCAAATATGACTCACTATCAAATTCTCATGGATATCATCAATCATCCTAGACCTCATCATGTACTTGTGGAGAAGCCATTATGCACAACAGTTGCTCACTGCAAAGAG GTTGTAATGGCCGCAAAAAAGAGGCAGGATATTCTAGTTCAAGTTGGACTGGAATACAGATACATGCCACCAGTTGCTAAACTGATTGACATAGTCAAGAGTGGGAGTCTTGGACAAGTTAAAATGGTGGCAATTCGTGAGCATCGGTTTCCTTTCTTGGTTAAG GTCAACAACTGGAACCGGTTCAATAGTAATACTGGGGGAACTCTGGTAGAGAAATGCTGCCATTTCTTTGATCTTATGAGACTGATTGCAGGTGCAAACCCTATCCGTTTAATGGCATCTGGAGCAATTGATGTTAATCACAAAGATGAAATGTATGATGGGAAG GTACCAGATATACTTGACAATGCTTATGTAATAGTTGAATTTGACAATGGTTCAAGAGGGATGCTGGATCTTTGTATGTTTGCTGAGGGAAGTAAAAACGAACAGGAGATATCCGTTGTTGGTGATATTGGAAAG GGCGAGGCTTTTGTTCCTGAAAACATTGTTCGCTTTGGCACTCGAGTTTCTGGAAGAAATGGAGTCGAAACGTTAAAAGCAGAGGATCACCGAATCAA GTACGAAGGTCTGCATCATGGATCTAGCTATTTGGAACACCTAAACTTTTTGGATGCAATGAGAGGTAGAGATAAAGAAGTTCCAGTCGTGGACTTGCAAGATGGATTGATTTCAGTAGCCATGGGAGTTGCTGCACAACTCTCTATAGAGACTTCTCAATTTGTCACCATTAGTGAAGTCATGGATTAG
- the LOC103482598 gene encoding 60S ribosomal protein L15-2: MGAYKYVSELWRKKQSDVMRFLQRVRCWEYRQHPSIVRVNHPTRPDKARRLGYKAKQGYVVYRVRVRRGGRKRPVPKGIVYGKPTNQGVTQLKFQRSKRSVAEERAGRKLGGLRVLNSYWINEDSTYKYYEVILVDVAHNAIRNDPRIKWICNPVHKHRELRGLTSAGKKYRGLRGKGHLHHKARPSRRATWKRNNTLSLRRYR; encoded by the exons ATGG GGGCTTACAAGTATGTGTCGGAGCTATGGAGGAAAAAGCAGTCCGATGTGATGAGGTTTCTACAGAGGGTGAGATGCTGGGAATATCGCCAACACCCTTCAATTGTCCGCGTCAATCATCCCACTCGCCCTGATAAAGCTCGGCGTCTTGGTTACAAGGCCAAGCAG GGTTATGTGGTTTATAGGGTACGTGTGAGGCGTGGTGGTAGGAAGAGGCCAGTTCCCAAGGGTATTGTGTATGGAAAACCAACGAACCAGGGTGTTACCCAATTGAAGTTCCAGCGCAGCAAGCGGTCAGTTGCTGAAGAACGAGCAGGGCGAAAGTTGGGTGGTTTGAGGGTTCTCAACTCGTACTGGATCAACGAG GATTCTACTTACAAATACTATGAGGTGATTTTGGTTGATGTTGCCCATAATGCCATTCGCAATGACCCGAGAATCAAGTGGATCTGCAATCCCGTCCACAAGCACAGGGAGCTCAGAGGACTTACATCCGCAGGCAAGAAGTACAGGGGTCTTCGTGGAAAAGGACACTTGCACCACAAGGCCAGGCCTTCTCGCAGAGCAACCTGGAAGAGGAACAATACTCTATCTCTCCGTCGTTATCGTTGA
- the LOC103482603 gene encoding probable aquaporin TIP2-2, whose product MVKLAIGSAGDSFSAASLKAYLSEFIATLLFVFAGVGSAIAYGKLTSDAALDPPGLVAVAVAHAFALFVGVSMAANISGGHLNPAVTFGLAIGGNITILTGLFYWIAQLLGSIVACLLLQFVTNGKSIPTHGVAAGLGAIEGVVFEIIITFGLVYTVYATAADPKKGSLGTIAPIAIGFIVGANILAAGPFSGGSMNPARSFGPAVVSGDFSQIWIYWVGPLIGGGLAGLIYGDVFISSYAPVPVSGDYA is encoded by the exons ATGGTGAAGTTGGCTATAGGTTCCGCTGGCGATTCATTCAGTGCGGCTTCTCTTAAAGCCTATCTCTCTGAGTTCATCGCCACTCTCCTTTTCGTTTTCGCCGGTGTTGGCTCCGCCATTGCCTACG GTAAATTGACATCCGATGCAGCATTGGATCCACCCGGTTTGGTGGCAGTGGCGGTGGCTCATGCATTTGCATTGTTCGTGGGTGTGTCGATGGCGGCCAACATCTCCGGCGGCCACTTGAACCCAGCAGTGACCTTTGGGTTGGCCATCGGTGGCAACATCACCATCTTGACTGGCTTGTTCTATTGGATAGCCCAATTGCTTGGCTCCATTGTTGCTTGCCTCCTCCTTCAATTTGTTACCAACGGCAag AGCATTCCGACCCACGGCGTGGCAGCAGGACTTGGAGCAATTGAAGGAGTGGTCTTCGAGATAATAATCACCTTCGGTTTGGTCTACACGGTTTACGCCACCGCCGCAGACCCCAAGAAGGGCTCTCTTGGAACCATTGCCCCAATCGCCATCGGCTTCATTGTGGGTGCCAACATTCTCGCTGCCGGCCCATTTAGCGGCGGCTCCATGAACCCGGCCCGTTCCTTCGGCCCAGCTGTTGTAAGTGGAGACTTCTCTCAGATTTGGATCTACTGGGTCGGCCCACTTATTGGCGGTGGCCTTGCTGGGCTTATCTATGGCGATGTGTTCATTTCCTCTTATGCCCCTGTTCCTGTCTCCGGTGATTATGCTTAA
- the LOC103482602 gene encoding VAN3-binding protein-like, protein MEKGQLGSIHGLKNMVEDEEMKMVSSLPSIPQPQTPQEPMEFLARSWSLSASEITKVLAQKQKQLYIEKSPITIPETIVAPQLPEKIVNSVHAWRVGSFGKWFHFPHKEAGNSIVKKKDRARIENARVHSAISVAALAAALAAVAAAENSGGSDSKMGAALASATEILASHCIEMAEFAGANHERLGSAIRSAVDVRSPGDLMTLTAAAATALRGEAAFRSRLPKEGRKIASVSPYDRITAQNHWTTAFNSHMEEQELPCVGELLQFTRKGTLRWKEVSVYINKKSQVIASIKSKHVGGAFSKKNKCVVYGLCDETSSWPYERKRDISNEIYFGMKTAQGLLEFKCKNKNHKQSWVQGIQSLLHQVNCIETTRRSLQILSLSESI, encoded by the exons atggaaaagggTCAACTTGGCTCAATTCATGGGTTAAAGAATATGGTGGAAGATGAGGAGATGAAAATGGTGTCATCTTTGCCTTCAATTCCTCAGCCTCAAACTCCTCAAGAGCCCATGGAGTTTTTGGCAAGGTCATGGAGTCTATCAGCTTCTGAGATTACAAAAGTTCTTGCTCAAAAGCAAAAGCAACTTTACATTGAAAAGAGCCCCATCACAATTCCTGAGACCATTGTTGCCCCACAACTT CCAGAAAAGATAGTGAATTCTGTCCATGCTTGGAGGGTAGGATCATTTGGAAAATGGTTTCACTTTCCCCACAAGGAGGCTGGTAATAGTATTGTCAAAAAGAAGGATAGAGCAAGAATTGAAAATGCTAGAGTTCATTCTGCTATATCTGTGGCCGCACTTGCTGCAGCCTTGGCTGCTGTAGCAGCAGCAGAGAACTCTGGTGGCTCTGATTCGAAAATGGGTGCGGCTCTGGCCTCAGCTACTGAGATTTTGGCGTCTCATTGCATAGAAATGGCTGAATTTGCTGGCGCGAACCATGAGCGCCTCGGTTCAGCTATTAGATCGGCAGTTGATGTTCGAAGTCCGGGTGACCTCATGACTCTAACAGCAGCAGCTGCCACAG CTTTGCGAGGAGAAGCTGCTTTCCGATCAAGATTGCCAAAGGAAGGCCGAAAAATCGCTTCTGTGAGTCCTTATGATAGGATAACGGCTCAGAATCATTGGACTACAGCTTTTAATAGTCATATGGAGGAGCAGGAACTTCCTTGTGTGGGCGAATTACTGCAGTTTACACGGAAAG GAACCCTGAGATGGAAGGAGGTCTCCGTCTACATCAACAAGAAATCTCAG GTTATAGCATCGATTAAAAGCAAGCATGTTGGAGGGGCCTTTTCCAAGAAAAACAAAT GTGTAGTTTACGGGCTCTGCGACGAAACTTCTTCATGGCCatatgaaagaaagagagatatCTCGAACGAGATCTATTTCGGCATGAAAACCGCACAAGGTCTTCTAGAGTTCAAGTGCAAGAACAAGAACCATAAGCAGAGCTGGGTTCAAGGGATTCAAAGTCTTCTTCATCAAGTTAACTGCATCGAAACAACGAGAAGGTCTTTACAGATTTTGAGTTTGAGTGAGAGTATATAA